A segment of the Paraburkholderia fungorum genome:
ACGGAAATGAGGTTCTGAATAAGCCCGAGTGACTTCATCACCAGCGACAGCGGTCGCGATGATGCGTCACGCCTTACTCGTACGAGGCGGTCATAAAACTCCGAGTCCTCGAACTGCAACAGACTCAGCTTCTGGGCCTTCTCCAGAATCAGCAGATTGACCTTCTGTCCAAGACGCGCGCGCAGCAAAGTTTGCAGCAACAACAGCGCCCGCTGGCAGGCGGCCAGCGCAATGAGAACCAGGGCCTCGAGCAGAAGATATCGTGCAACTGACCAATGCAAACCGTCTGCGGGGTGACGAGCCGCAACCACGACGGTATCGACGATGCGTTGACCGATGAACGCGGCGACCGCCGGAAGGACGCCGGCAATAACGGTTGCCGCCAGAAGGCCGATAAGAAACAGGGGAGACGTGCCCCAGACGAGCCCGAGAGCGCGGGCAGCTCGTCCGAAGAATTCGCGGCACTGACGCAGTATTTCCATGACGATGGCGTTTGGGGGAGTGAGGTGTTTCGTTGTCGATACTTGTCGTGCATACAGCAGACAAATAAAGTGAAGAGCGCAAAGTATACATGCGCGACATCGTGCACAACTTGTGCTGAAACCGGCCGGTAAGGTGGAACGCGTTGCTTCATCGACTCGACTCTACAACGGAGACTTAACGGTCACGGGCTCCGCGCAACGCGACACATCAAACAACAGAACGGTATTCACTTTATTCGTTGCGCCTCGACTCGCAATCGTTAGCGTCCCGGTAAGAATCGGGAATGCTGGAGAGCATTGGACGCCTGTAGGGTTTCTGGACCCGAAATGGATTTGTATTGGGCACATAAAACCGAACCGTTTCTCGCCGCTACGTCACTCGTTACTCTTTCCTCATATCAGCTCGCCGTCCGGCCATGGTCGGGTTTTCGCGCATTAAAGATTCGTGAATCCAGACCGTAATAACAAAGATGTAGTGACAGACAGCGGTCGAGAGGTCACTCAACAGGGAGTCGGAGAGCAGCGTGAGATTCAAGGCCATATGGCACCCTAAAAAATTCAATCCGAATCGATCTGAGAGCGATCCGGACACCGACGGCGGCGTACGACCAGCCAGGAACCAGCGGTTCCTTTCCTATTTCCTTTCCAGATATGGTCAGCGAAAGGCCTTGCCTATTGCCGCCCTGTCGATTGCCATGGCGGCCGGGCTCGGCGTAGCTGCTCTGGTGCATTACGCGACCAGCGAAGCGGTGATGACCTTACGGCTCGCACTGTCCATTGCGGCAGGCGCGGCCGGTTTCGCAGCGGTTCGTCAAAAGCTTCGCTCTGATCACGCCCGGCAATGCGCCGCCATCGCGCTGGCAAGTGGGCTTCTGAATTCGAATCGCGACTGTCTCAAGGTGCTCTCTGCCGATGGAAAAATACTCCGGGTGTCGGAGTACGGCGCTGAGTTGATGGAAGCGAGATCTCCGGAGCAACTCGCCGGCGCGGACTGGCTGAGTTTCTGGACCGGAGACGCCGGTGCCGCAGCCGAAAACGCATTGACGGGCGCTCTTGAAGGCGCGAGCACATCGTTCACCGGAAGCTGCGCCACGACGAAGGGGCACAACAAATGGTGGAATTCCACGCTCACTCCGGTGACAGGAGAAAGCGGCGCAGTGGTCGCGCTTCTTTGCGCTTCCGAGGACGTCACCCAGCAATGTGAGTTATTGAAGACCCTACGCGATCGCGACGAGCTGATGCACGAGATGGAATCACACGTACATCTCGTGTTCTATTCATATAGCTCGGATTTCGAGCGTATTCATCACGTAAGCGCAGGGGTCGAGCGCGTGTTCGGCATTACGCCGCAGGTGCTTGCGAGAGAGCCTTCAGCATGGCTCGAACTGGTGGTCCCTGAAGACGCGGAGCCTTTGCGCGCCGAGATGCGTCGCATCGTGTCGGAATCGGCCGAGGGTCGCTTCGAATATCGCATCCGGCGCGCCGATGGTTCGCTGCGCTGGATTCGCAGCACCGCCTACCCGGTGCGCGACGAGTCCGGAAACGTGGTACGTATCGTTGGCGTCAGCGAGGACATTACGCTGGAACAGGAGCGCCTCGCAGCGCTCGACCGTTTAGCTCACACAGATGGACTGACGGGTCTGGCCAACCGCAGCGCGGTCGTTCGGCGCATGAAGTCGCTTTGCAGCCATAACGTCCCGTTCGGTCTGATGTTTATCGACCTGGACCGGTTCAAGGTACTCAACGATACGCTGGGCCATACGGCTGCCGACCGGCTGTTGAAGGGCATCGCGGAAGCGATCCGGGAAGCCCTTCCTTCCGATGCCTGCGTGGCCCGCCTTGGTGGAGACGAGTTCGCGGTAATCATCAGCGATGAGACCGACAAGCACGTGTTGGCGACGTTGGCGCAATCTCTGCTCGACGTGTTTTCGAGCGACGTCAGGAGAGATCACAGCGAGCCATTCGTCACGGCGTCTATCGGCATATCCATGTGTCCCGAGCACGGGCGGGACCACGAGACGCTACTCACGAGCGCCGACATCGCGATGTATGAGGCCAAACGGGGAGGCCGCAACGGTTTCCGTTTCGCCGACAAGGCATCCAGCGATGTACTCGGCGATTTCGAACTCGAACGCAGTCTGCCCATGGCGCTGGCGTCGGGGCAATTCGTGCTTCATTTCCAGGGGATTCACGAGCCGGCTTCGCTCGCGATGAAAGGCGTTGAAGCGCTCATGCGGTGGAATCATCCGACGCGAGGCATGGTGGGACCCGGCAGTTTCATCCCGATCCTGGAAGAAAGCGGGTTCATCGTCGAAGTCGGCGCGTGGGTGGTGGATGCGGCCCTCGCGCAACTGGCGAGCTGGCGGACAGCGGGAAAAACGGGGCTTTGCGTGTCGGTGAACGTGTCGGCGCGTCAGCTCAGGGACGACACCATCGTCGCCGTCGTCGACCAGGCATTGCGCAAGCATAAGCTGCCGCCACGCTGCCTTGAAATCGAACTCACTGAAAGCGCGCTGATGGATAACCCGTCGCTTGCGCAGGAAACGCTGATGGCGCTCAAGCGGCTAGGCGTACGCATTGCCATCGACGATTTCGGAACCGGCTATTCGAGTCTGCGCTATCTGGCCGATTTTTCGCCGGACATCGTAAAGATAGACCGTTCGTTCACGGCGAAACTCGGTCGCGATGCGGCAACGGCGTCGATAGTGCGGGGCATCATTCAGATGTCGCACGAACTCGGGATGAAGGTGACCGCCGAAGGTGTCGAGACCGAGCAGCAATTACATACCTTGCGCGATGCAAGCTGCGATTATGTTCAAGGGTATTTTCTGACAAAGCCCACTGAAGCAGGGAAGCTCATGGACGCGAGCCGCTCTGTTCTGATGCAGCACGACCAGGGTTCTCTGTCACTGCTGGCGACGGATGCTCCCGATTAATTGGTGCAACCGGTTCGGGTGTGAGAGACAACATTAGCGTGGGTCAACCGGCGAGGACGCGAGGTCCGCTGAAGCGGCGGACTCGCTAGCCTCCACGGAACTGCGGAGAAATACTGTCGCGTTCACGCCCGTGATCGATTTGCGGCTGTGATTTTGACGGGTGTCCTGGTACGGGATTGTTCAGTTTCACAATCCCGCTTCCGCGCTGCGAAGATGACGGCGATTTGCCGATTGCGGGCTTTGTCGCCGCCGTTTTTTGCGCGCAGAACGTGCCCGCTTTTTTGCAGGACGCCGCCTCGCCAGATGAACTTAACATGGCCGCGCCGACGACCAGCAGGCCAATAGCCACATTCCTCGCGCTCATGATGACCTCCGCGTTCCCGTTGGGTTGACGTCGCGAGCGGGAGGCGTGTCGTGTTTGCTGTCCCGGTCGTGCTGACGTGATGACGAACATCAGAAAGACGGGGCAGGCTGTTCATTTTGAATTCGATTCAGACGCGACGTGATGCGCGGCGTTAGCTGCTATGAAAGCCAGCTAACGTTCGTTGCGTGAAAGGTAAACCGGCAGATCAATCGACCGTCTTCGCCCATACGGCCTGTGCATTGGTGAACTCGCGCAGACCGAAATGCGACAGCTCACGTCCGTAGCCGCTCTTCTTCACGCCGCCGACCGGAATACGCGGGTTCGAAGCCGGGAATCCGTTGATGAACACACCGCCCGTTTCGAGACGGCGTGCGACTCGCTGGGCACGCGCAACGTCGCTGGTCCAGAGGCTGCCGCCGAGGCCGTAGTCGCTGGTATTGGCGAGTTCGATCGCGTGTTCGGCGTTATCGGCAACGGTGATTGCCGCGACCGGACCGAAGGTTTCTTCGTCGAACGCGGCCATGCCGGGGGCGACATCGGCGAGTACGGTCGGCTCGTAATAGTTGCCGACACCCTCGACCTTGTTGCCGCCGAGCAGCAGCGTCGCGCCGGCCTCTATCGTGCGTTGCACCTGGTTGTGCAGTTCGTCGCGCAAGTCGGGACGCGCCATCGGTCCGATCGTGCTGACCGGATCGAGCGGATCGCCTGCCTTGATCTGCGCGGCAGCGGCGACGAACTTGCGCGTGAACTCTTCCGCAATGGGGCGTTCGAGGATGAAGCGCTTCGCCGCCAGGCAAACCTGACCCGCGTTCTGGAAACGCGCCTCGATGGCCGCCTTGACGGCGAGGTCGACATTCGCGTCGGCCAGCACGATGAACGCGTCGGCGCCGCCGAGTTCCAGCAGGGTCTTCTTCAGCGCCTTGCCCGCCGTCGCCGCCACAGCCGACCCTGCACGCATGCTGCCCGTCAGCGTGACCGCCGCGACCCGGGGATCTTCGATCACGTGCGCCACGGTTTCGTTGTCCGCGTTCAGATTCGTGAACAGGCCGGCCGGAAAGCCTGCGGTTTCGTACACGTCCTGCAACGCATACGCCGATCCCATCACGTTGGTCGCGTGCTTGAGGATGAATCCGTTGCCCGACAGCATGATCGGGCCCGACGCGCGAATCACCTGCCACAGCGGGAAATTCCACGGCATCACCGCGAGGATCGAGCCGATCGGCAGGTAGGAAACGTGAACTTCGTCATCGCCATCGACGGGGGCGGCTTCATCGGCGAGGAACGCGGGGCCGTGCTCGGCGATCCATTCGACCGTGGCCGCGCACTTTTCGACTTCGGCACGCGCGGCGGCGAGCGTCTTGCCCATCTCGGCGGTGATTAGCGAGGCCAGTTCTTCGGAGCGTTCGCGCAACACGGCGGCGAGGCGGCGGTAGGTCGCGACGCGCTCCGTCATCGGCGTGGCGCGCCACAGGCGGAAGGCTGCGGCGTTGTTCTCGAGCATGCGTTCCACTTCGTCGGCGGTCTGGAACGGATAGTGGGCGATCAGCTCGCCGGTGGCAGGATTACGCGACGTTGCGCCGACGGTGAAGGGAGTGTTCAGGTTCGACATGATTGCCTCGGTGACGTGAAAGACAGTGGGAAAGTTGCTGCACTGGGGTCACTTTAGGCAAATCGAACCAGGTGAAGAAGGCGTGTTGTGATCCTATGAGTGGGAGTCACTGGCAGACATTCGCGGAATATATGTCACGAGCGACAGGTCCGGCCGGCCCGTGGGCGTCAGCGCCACGTAGGTGAACTCGATGTGGCCGCCCTCGGGGTGGCGCAGCCGCTTGTCGCCCTCGTCGAAGCCTTTGACGTCGGTGTCCTGCCACCACGCCCGGAACTCGGGGCTCAGCTCAGTGAGTTCGTCGACGAGGCTGTCGAACGGCGCTTTGTCCTGCGCCTGCGCACGTGCGGCGCGAAACGCGGAAATCATGCCCCGTGTCATCTGTTCCCAATCGAGAATTCGCGTGCGGTAGGGCTTGTAGAGAAACAGCAGGCGCAGCGTGTTGCGCTCGTGCGGCTCCAGCGATCCGTAATCGACGAACAGGTCGGCAATCGCGTCGTTCCACGCGAGGATGTCGAGCCGCGTGTTGCGCACGTAAGCGGGCACGTTGATCGACCGGACGAGCAGTTCGAGCCCTTCGCTGACACCGCTGCCGGTCGCGACCTGCGAAAGCTCGCGCGACGACAGCGCGAACAGGTGTGCCGACTCCACGGTGTCGAGCTTGAGCACGCCTGCGATTCTGCGCAGCGCATCGGCGGACGGTTGAATGTCGCGTCCCTGTTCGAGCCACGTATACCAGCTGACGCTGACGCCCGCGAGCACGGCGACTTCTTCCCGCCGCAAGCCAGGGGTTCGGCGTGCGCCTTCTGGCAGGCCGAAATCGGCGGGCTGCAAACGGGCGCGGCGGCTGGAAAGAAACTTGCCCAGCTCGCGTCTTTGTTCAGGAGAGGGTCTTCTCGACATAGGGTCTTGGGTAACGAAAAAATCGACGGGCTGGCCGACAAAATGGGCATCGCCGGAAGTCGTGAAGATCACGACCGATGCAAAGGAAGATAGCGCCGAGTTGGCTCAACCGTGAATCCGAACGCTATCACGGCGAGAATTTCGATGCTGGGTGGGGCGAGTATCGCCTGATGGAAACGAAGGCGTTATTGCGATGCGGGCGGTCGATACAGCCGCCACGCCGCACCGGGTGCAATGCCTGGGTTGGCGCTAGCGGATCGCAGCATGGCGACCGCGAGCATGTCGGGTCGCTGAAAGAATCGTGAGGCAAAGCAGGACGAGATAGGGCGACGCGGGGCGACTGGATCCGGTCACACGATTCCAGCCGCCCGATCTTTCAGAATTCCTGACTGGTCGGACGCAGCACGATCTCGTTGATGTCCACATCGTCGGGTTGCTCGATCGCAAACGCGATGGCTCGCGCCACCGAGGCCGCCGGAATGGCTTGCCGGTAGAAGTCGAGCACGGTCTCTTTCGCGGTGCCGGACGTGCTGAACTTGAGGTCGCTGTCCACGGCGCCCGGCTCAATGGACGTCACGCGAATCTTCTCGCCGACCTCCTGCCGCAGCCCTTCCGAAATCGCCCTGACCGCGAACTTGGTGCCCGAATAAACCGTGCCGCCCGGCGCGAACACCTTCACGCCGGCAACCGAGCTGAGATTGATGATGTGGCCGCTCCCTTGCGCAATGAAGCGTGGCAGCGCGGCGGCGATGCCGTACAGCGTGCCCTTCAGGTTGACGTCGATCATCGCGTCCCACTCATCGGTATTGACCTCGGACATCGGCCGGATCGGCATCAGCCCCGCGTTGTTGATCAGCACGTCGATCCTGCCGAAATCGGCGACCACCGCCGCGGCCACCGACTCCATCTGTTTCTTGTCCGTGACGTCCAGCGTGTATGCGCTAGCGATGCCGCCCGCAGCCTCGATACCGGCGACGACCTCGGCAAGCTTGTCCTTGCGACGCGCGGCGACCGCCACTTTTGCGCCACGGGCCGCGAGGTGGCGCGCCACTTCTGCGCCGATGCCCGTGCTGGCTCCCGTGATCAAAACGACCTTGTTCTCGATACCTTTGCTCATGACAACACCTCGCTGGATGGATTGGAAACCGTTTCTGCTCCTGCGTACATGGGATAGTCCGTCAGTCCTTCTGCTCCGCCGCCGTACACGGTGGCGGGATTCACTGCATTGAGCGGCCAGCCGTTGGCAATGCGCTCCGGCAAGTCCGGATTGGCAATGTAGGGGCGGCCGAACGCGATCAGGTCCGCGAGATCAGCTTCGATCAGTCGTGCGCCGCGTTCCGCCGTATAACGTCCCGCATAGATGATGCGTCCGCTAAACGTGCGCCGCACTTCGCGGCGAAACGACTCGGGCAGATCGGGAGCGTTGTCCCAGTCTGCTTCCGCGATCGATACATAGGCGGCACCCGCTTCCTCGAGTACCTTGATCGCCTCGATATAGGTTTCATGCGGATCGTCTTCGACCAGGCCGATATACACGCGGTCCTGATCGGTGCCGGTGAACAACGGAGTGAAACGGACCCCGAGCCGGTCCGGGCCGACCGCTTCGCTGACCGCGTCGACGATTTCACGCAGGAAACGCAGGCGGTTCTGCAGCGAGCCGCCGTATTCATCAGAGCGCGTGTTCGCATGCGCCGAGATGAACTGGTTCACCAGGTATCCATTGGCCGCGTGAATCTCGACGCCGTCGAAGCCCGCACGCAGCGCATTTTTCGCTGCCTGTGCATAGAGGTCGACGAGTTCTGCGATCTCGGCAACGCTCAGTTCGCGCGGCACGGAAGGGTCGACCAGGGTGCCGGTGCCCGGCCCGGTCTGAATGAACGCCTTGACCTTCTGCGCCTGAATCGCCGATGGCGCGACCGGTGCTGAGCCACCCGGCTGCAACGCGGTATGCGACACGCGGCCAACATGCCACAGCTGCGCGAAGATCACGCCACCTTCGGCATGCACCGCATCGGTCACGTGGCGCCAGCCATCGATCTGCTCGTCGCTGTAGATGCCGGGTGTCCACGCGTAGCCTTGCCCACGCGGTTCGATCTGCGTGCCCTCGGTGACCATGAAGCCTGCGCCGGCGCGCTGCTGGTAGTAGAGCGCGCTGAGTGCGGTGGAGACATCGCCGGGCTGCGCGCTTCTCTGGCGCGTCAGTGGCGGCAGCACGATACGGTTTCGCAGCGTGTGCCGGCCGAGTTGGAGCGGGGTGAAGAGATAAGGGTGGTGCATGTTCAGTCTGCTCCCTGGAGCCAGCCGGTTTGTTCGATGCAGCTGCCGGCGAGAAAAAATGGTGGACGGTTTTCGCGTGTGTGCGTGCGCTGAGCTACTTCTCTGGGATTGGCTACCCGATGCGTGTGCGGTCCGGCTGCCGCGCGGCTTTCCGCGCCGGCAGCCCGGGGTACGTTATTGCCCGGCGAGTGCGGGGTGCTTCATCAAAATGGCCGCTGCCGAGGACGACGAAGCCGGGTTCTGGCCGGTAATCAGCAGGCCGTCGGTGACGACGTACGGTGCCCAGTCTTCGGTCTTCGAGTAGATGCCGCCCTTGGCCTTGAGTTCGTCTTCGACGAGGAAGGGCACGATGTCGGTCAGACCCACCGCGGCTTCCTCGGAATTCGTGAAGCCCGTGACCTTCTTGCCTTCCACCAGCGGCTTGCCGTCCGGCGTGGTGACGTGACGCAGCACGCCCGGTGCATGGCACACCAGCGCCATCGCTTGCCGGCGCCGATGAACGATTGAATCAGCGCGATGGAATGCGGGTCTTCCGCGAGATCCCACAGGGGGCCGTGGCCGCCGGGATAGAACACCGTGTCGAACTCGGCCTGCGAGACGCTGTCCAGCCGTACCGTGGCCGCGAGTTGCGCGGTCGCGGCCGCATCGTTCTCGAAGCGGCGCGTCTGGTCGGTCTGATTGGCCGGCTCGTTGCTCTTCGGATCGAGCGGCGGCTGGCCGCCTTGCGGGGAGGCCAGCACGATATCCGCACCGGCATCCTTGAACGTGTAGTAGGGAGCAGCGAGTTCTTCGAGCCAGAATCCGGTCTTGCGGCCCGTGTTGCCCAATTGATCGTGCGAAGTCAGAACCATCAGAACTTTCATGCTGTTTCTCCTTGAGTGGACGTCTAAGCTAAAAGTAGACCAGTCGTCTAGTAAAGCTGCCAAAAAAAGCACTTCGTCAGAAGTGCTGCTTGCTGCCTGCTCGCGTACTGCTTGCGTGTCAGGGTACGAGATGAAGCATTTGCCGCGTTGTCGTCATGGCGGTCTCGAACGGTTGTGGATTGCGCACGATCTTGACCATGATGCTCGCGCCTAGCCAGAGCTGATACAGGCTCTGTGCGACCACGGAGGCGTCTTCGCTGACCGAAAGCGAACCGTCTTCCACGCCGGCCCCGATAGCGCGCGCCAGTCGCTCGATGATGCCGGACGTACCGCGCTTCAGCGCTGCACGCATGGCTTCCGAAATGTCCGCGACTTCCGCGCCCAGCTTGACGGCGAGGCACTTGCCCTGGCAGTCGAAGAACGACTGGGTGTCCTGCCAGATCTGCCAGTATTTCATGAGGCGTTGCGCGGCGGTCAGATCAGGCTGGGCCAATGTGCTGTCCATATCGCCCAGGTATTCGGCGAAGTAGCTTTCGAGCAATTCCACACCGAACGCGTCTTTCGAACCGAAGTAATGGTAGAACGACCCCTTCGGCACGCCTGCGGCCGACAGAATCTCGTTCAACCCTACGGCTGAGAAGCCCTTGGCGCCGATGATTCGTTGCCCGACAGCAATGATGCTTTCTCGAATATCGACCGGTTCGGATGTATTTGCGGTAACCATGGCGAGACTTTAATCGAAAAGTAGACCAGTCGTCTAGTGCTAATCTGGATTTTTTTGAAGTGCGGCCAAAACCTGCCGCAGTTCAGTGTTTTGCCGGAGCCTGTTGGATCGATGAATGCGACCGCATATCGTGAGAAAACTGACGCTGGCCAACGCGGTAGCGCAACCGGACAAAATGCAGCGGGCCGGGCCGGTTCCATCCGCGATGGCAAACCGGCCAGCCAACCGCGCGCTATTTCTACGCTTCAAGCACTTCGGGGGCTATATAACCCGAGCGGGCAGACGAGAGCGTCTGCTTCAACTCGCGACTGCCGGCGTCTGCCAGAACTTCGCTTTCACCTGCCTCGAGCGCGTCGTAAGTCTGGCGGACGACGTCGAGCGGATCGGCTTTCGGAACATCGAAGCCTTGGGTGAGGTCGGTATCGACGAAGCCCACGTGCACACCGACCACGCCGATATTCCGATTCCTGAGATGAGCGCGGACGTTGTTGGTATAACTCCATGCCGCCGCCTTCGACGCCGAATAGGGCGTCAGGATCGGAACGACTCGCCAGGTGACGTCGGAGAGAACGTTGATCACTCCGCCGTTTCCATCGCTGGGAAGCAAGGGCTGGAAAGCGCTGGTTGTCCGCATCACGCCGTAATAGTTGGTTTCGAAAATGCGGCGGGCCTGTTCTTCGACGTTGTCCGCAAACGGCGACTCGCTGACTTCAGCAATGCC
Coding sequences within it:
- a CDS encoding sensor domain-containing protein, with product MRFKAIWHPKKFNPNRSESDPDTDGGVRPARNQRFLSYFLSRYGQRKALPIAALSIAMAAGLGVAALVHYATSEAVMTLRLALSIAAGAAGFAAVRQKLRSDHARQCAAIALASGLLNSNRDCLKVLSADGKILRVSEYGAELMEARSPEQLAGADWLSFWTGDAGAAAENALTGALEGASTSFTGSCATTKGHNKWWNSTLTPVTGESGAVVALLCASEDVTQQCELLKTLRDRDELMHEMESHVHLVFYSYSSDFERIHHVSAGVERVFGITPQVLAREPSAWLELVVPEDAEPLRAEMRRIVSESAEGRFEYRIRRADGSLRWIRSTAYPVRDESGNVVRIVGVSEDITLEQERLAALDRLAHTDGLTGLANRSAVVRRMKSLCSHNVPFGLMFIDLDRFKVLNDTLGHTAADRLLKGIAEAIREALPSDACVARLGGDEFAVIISDETDKHVLATLAQSLLDVFSSDVRRDHSEPFVTASIGISMCPEHGRDHETLLTSADIAMYEAKRGGRNGFRFADKASSDVLGDFELERSLPMALASGQFVLHFQGIHEPASLAMKGVEALMRWNHPTRGMVGPGSFIPILEESGFIVEVGAWVVDAALAQLASWRTAGKTGLCVSVNVSARQLRDDTIVAVVDQALRKHKLPPRCLEIELTESALMDNPSLAQETLMALKRLGVRIAIDDFGTGYSSLRYLADFSPDIVKIDRSFTAKLGRDAATASIVRGIIQMSHELGMKVTAEGVETEQQLHTLRDASCDYVQGYFLTKPTEAGKLMDASRSVLMQHDQGSLSLLATDAPD
- a CDS encoding NAD-dependent succinate-semialdehyde dehydrogenase, whose translation is MSNLNTPFTVGATSRNPATGELIAHYPFQTADEVERMLENNAAAFRLWRATPMTERVATYRRLAAVLRERSEELASLITAEMGKTLAAARAEVEKCAATVEWIAEHGPAFLADEAAPVDGDDEVHVSYLPIGSILAVMPWNFPLWQVIRASGPIMLSGNGFILKHATNVMGSAYALQDVYETAGFPAGLFTNLNADNETVAHVIEDPRVAAVTLTGSMRAGSAVAATAGKALKKTLLELGGADAFIVLADANVDLAVKAAIEARFQNAGQVCLAAKRFILERPIAEEFTRKFVAAAAQIKAGDPLDPVSTIGPMARPDLRDELHNQVQRTIEAGATLLLGGNKVEGVGNYYEPTVLADVAPGMAAFDEETFGPVAAITVADNAEHAIELANTSDYGLGGSLWTSDVARAQRVARRLETGGVFINGFPASNPRIPVGGVKKSGYGRELSHFGLREFTNAQAVWAKTVD
- a CDS encoding helix-turn-helix transcriptional regulator, with the translated sequence MIFTTSGDAHFVGQPVDFFVTQDPMSRRPSPEQRRELGKFLSSRRARLQPADFGLPEGARRTPGLRREEVAVLAGVSVSWYTWLEQGRDIQPSADALRRIAGVLKLDTVESAHLFALSSRELSQVATGSGVSEGLELLVRSINVPAYVRNTRLDILAWNDAIADLFVDYGSLEPHERNTLRLLFLYKPYRTRILDWEQMTRGMISAFRAARAQAQDKAPFDSLVDELTELSPEFRAWWQDTDVKGFDEGDKRLRHPEGGHIEFTYVALTPTGRPDLSLVTYIPRMSASDSHS
- a CDS encoding SDR family oxidoreductase, translated to MSKGIENKVVLITGASTGIGAEVARHLAARGAKVAVAARRKDKLAEVVAGIEAAGGIASAYTLDVTDKKQMESVAAAVVADFGRIDVLINNAGLMPIRPMSEVNTDEWDAMIDVNLKGTLYGIAAALPRFIAQGSGHIINLSSVAGVKVFAPGGTVYSGTKFAVRAISEGLRQEVGEKIRVTSIEPGAVDSDLKFSTSGTAKETVLDFYRQAIPAASVARAIAFAIEQPDDVDINEIVLRPTSQEF
- a CDS encoding alkene reductase; the encoded protein is MHHPYLFTPLQLGRHTLRNRIVLPPLTRQRSAQPGDVSTALSALYYQQRAGAGFMVTEGTQIEPRGQGYAWTPGIYSDEQIDGWRHVTDAVHAEGGVIFAQLWHVGRVSHTALQPGGSAPVAPSAIQAQKVKAFIQTGPGTGTLVDPSVPRELSVAEIAELVDLYAQAAKNALRAGFDGVEIHAANGYLVNQFISAHANTRSDEYGGSLQNRLRFLREIVDAVSEAVGPDRLGVRFTPLFTGTDQDRVYIGLVEDDPHETYIEAIKVLEEAGAAYVSIAEADWDNAPDLPESFRREVRRTFSGRIIYAGRYTAERGARLIEADLADLIAFGRPYIANPDLPERIANGWPLNAVNPATVYGGGAEGLTDYPMYAGAETVSNPSSEVLS
- a CDS encoding TetR/AcrR family transcriptional regulator, with the protein product MVTANTSEPVDIRESIIAVGQRIIGAKGFSAVGLNEILSAAGVPKGSFYHYFGSKDAFGVELLESYFAEYLGDMDSTLAQPDLTAAQRLMKYWQIWQDTQSFFDCQGKCLAVKLGAEVADISEAMRAALKRGTSGIIERLARAIGAGVEDGSLSVSEDASVVAQSLYQLWLGASIMVKIVRNPQPFETAMTTTRQMLHLVP
- a CDS encoding SDR family oxidoreductase — translated: MKIRNSIVFVTGASRGLGLAFAREALARGAAKVYAGVRRPENFNEPGIIPVKLDVTDSESVKAAAKIASDVTLLVNNAGIAEVSESPFADNVEEQARRIFETNYYGVMRTTSAFQPLLPSDGNGGVINVLSDVTWRVVPILTPYSASKAAAWSYTNNVRAHLRNRNIGVVGVHVGFVDTDLTQGFDVPKADPLDVVRQTYDALEAGESEVLADAGSRELKQTLSSARSGYIAPEVLEA